A genomic segment from Phalacrocorax aristotelis chromosome 16, bGulAri2.1, whole genome shotgun sequence encodes:
- the MYOCD gene encoding myocardin isoform X5, translating into MDRDRVWKPLFSGSQVHTCWLSCHEKMGPLRVDFILGSPAEHRVPGSQGGFPKAADAFAFEEDSSNDGLSPEQARSEDSPGSAESAAGTKAPEPAPTAPAGAAPDHPQDADGQAPDPASGQGGQCDSPKQAAGQESPPLPMPSAVKSKSSSDSKNRHKKPKDTKPKVKKLKYHQYIPPDQKAEKSPPPMDSAYARLLQQQQLFLQLQILSQQQQQQQQQQQQQQQQQHFSYPGMHQGQLKQSNEQMLKSSNSSSTSVNNTPLSPVKTTFSGQTCISSIKPGPLPSNLDDLKVSELRQQLRIRGLPVSGTKTALMERLRPFQECGSSTVPNFSEITTVTFPVTPTSTLSSYPSQSSTNMLSNGFYHFGSTSSTPPISPASSDLSVSGSLPDTFNEGPMASPQFGLQPSPVHGSAEESLMSSMNGGSIQLELEGIDTEKDKMLVEKQKVINELTWKLQQEQRQVEELRMQLQKRKRSNGLEEKQQPTQHFFGVPIKQENTVSSCPFASKQTALKGQASSSDKLSNCGVPQLPHIVNSHCLEPAGQSTITSSTFLSPQCSPQHSPLRAAKSPQHISLPPSPNSHYLLSVSPGSQAEGRSGSPQTNSCLRPASMATQAGQKFSIPSPTFCKSSPALSEVKQPPPYEDAVKQQMTRSQQMDELLDVLIESGEMPANAKEDRSCLQKVPQITVSTGNSGASLPKSSTAFEQVSSAQLSFEHCPGSSDAHLEVLLNAHSPLGRVSEIALLKMGGEESHFEGMMEGFSGKAADELLTSQEILQTPLSPMETQLSPSPADGSGLQMSFTESPWETMEWLDLTPPSSATGFGSLTPAGPSIFNIDFLDVTDLNLNTSMDLHLQQW; encoded by the exons ATGGACAGAGACAGGGTCTGGAAGCCCCTGTTCAGCGGCAGCCAGGTCCACACGTGCTGGCTCTCCTGCCACGAAAAGATGGGTCCCCTCCGGGTGGATTTCATCCTCGGTTCCCCCGCTGAGCACCGGGTCCCAG GCTCCCAGGGCGGCTTCCCCAAGGCGGCCGACGCCTTCGCCTTCGAGGAGGACAGCAGCAACGACGGGCTGTCCCCGGAGCAGGCGCGGAGCGAGGACTCCCCGGGCTCCGCCGAGTCGGCGGCCGGCACCAAGGCCCCGGAGCCGgcccccaccgcccccgccggggcggccccg GATCACCCCCAGGACGCTGATGGCCAGGCGCCGGACCCGGCCTCAGGGCAGGGGGGCCAGTGCGACAGCCCGAAGCAGGCAGCGGGGCAGGAGAGCCCACCCCTGCCCATGCCCTCTGCCGTGAAG TCCAAATCATCCAGTGATAGCAAGAACCGTCACAAAAAGCCCAAGGACACCAAGCCCAAGGTAAAGAAGCTGAAATACCACCAGTACATCCCTCCGGATCAGAAGGCAGAGAAGTCCCCACCACCCATGGACTCTGCGTATGCCAgactcctccagcagcagcagctctttctgcagctccagatcctcagccagcagcagcagcagcagcagcagcagcagcagcagcagcagcagcagcagcacttcagCTACCCAGGGATGCACCAAGGCCAGCTAAA GCAATCCAATGAGCAAATGCTCAAAAGTTCAAATTCTTCATCAACTTCTGTCAACAACACGCCACTTTCTCCTGTGAAAACCACCTTTTCAGGCCAGACTTGTATCTCATCTATCAAGCCAGGCCCTCTGCCATCTAACCTGGATGATCTGAAA GTGTCAGAACTGCGACAGCAGCTCCGAATACGAGGCCTGCCTGTGTCAGGTACCAAAACAGCACTGATGGAGCGGCTGCGGCCCTTCCAGGAGTGTGGCAGCAGCACGGTGCCAAACTTCAGTGAGATCACCACCGTTACCTTCCCAGTCACTCCAACAAGCACCCTGTCGAGTTACCCGTCGCAGTCCTCCACCAACATGTTATCAAATGGCTTCTATCACTTTGGCAGCACCAGCTCCACCCCACCCATCTCTCCAGCCTCCTCCGACCTCTCTGTGAGCGGCTCTTTGCCAGACACATTCAATGAGGGGCCCATGGCTTCTCCACAGTTCGGTCTCCAGCCATCTCCTGTTCATGGCAGTGCCGAAGAAAGCCTCATGAGCAGCATGAATGGAGGGAGCAtccagctggagctggaagggATCGACACAGAGAAAGACAAGATGCTGGTGGAGAAGCAGAAGGTCATCAATGAACTGACGTGgaagctgcagcaagagcagaggcagGTGGAAGAGCTACGGATGCAGCTCCAGAAGCGTAAGAGAAGCAATGGCCttgaggagaagcagcagcccacTCAGCATTTCTTTGGTGTCCCCATCAAGCAAGAAAACACAGTGTCCAGCTGTCCATTTGCATCCAAACAAACTGCCTTGAAAGGCCAAGCCAGCAGCTCGGATAAGTTAAGTAACTGTGGGGTGCCGCAGCTGCCTCACATTGTAAATAGCCACTGCTTGGAGCCTGCAGGGCAAAGCACCATCACCTCCTCGACATTCCTGAGCCCGCAGTGCTCCCCCCAGCACTCGCCACTCAGGGCTGCAAAGAGCCCCCAGCACATCAGCCTGCCGCCGTCCCCCAACAGCCACTATCTCCTCTCGGTGTCCCCTGGCTCACAGGCAGAAGGGCGCAGCGGCTCCCCGCAGACCAACAGTTGCCTTCGCCCGGCATCG ATGGCTACGCAGGCAGGTCAAAAGTTTTCTATTCCATCCCCAACTTTTTGTAAGTCAAGCCCAGCCCTCTCAGAGGTAAAGCAGCCTCCACCCTATGAGGATGCAGTAAAGCAG CAGATGACACGAAGTCAGCAGATGGACGAGCTCCTGGACGTGCTGATTGAGAGCGGAG AAATGCCAGCCAATGCCAAGGAAGATCGGTCCTGCCTCCAGAAAGTACCTCAAATAACAGTGTCTACAGGGAACTCCGGTGCTTCTCTCCCAAAGTCATCCACAGCGTTCGAGCAGGtctcctcagcccagctctcctttGAGCACTGTCCGGGCAGCAGTGATGCTCACCTCGAGGTCCTGCTGAATGCCCACAGCCCCCTGGGAAGGGTCAGTGAAATCGCCCTGCTGAAGATGGGGGGAGAAGAGTCCCACTTCGAAGGGATGATGGAGGGGTTCTCCGGCAAAGCCGCAGATGAACTGCTCACCTCCCAGGAGATTTTACAGACTCCTCTCTCGCCCATGgaaacccagctctccccttcccctgccgATGGCTCCGGTTTACAGATGAGTTTCACTGAGTCTCCGTGGGAAACGATGGAGTGGCTGGACCTcacccctcccagctctgccaccggCTTTGGCTCACTCACCCCCGCAGGTCCCAGCATCTTCAACATCGATTTCCTAGACGTTACCGATCTCAATCTAAACACCAGCATGGACCTGCACCTGCAGCAGTGGTGA